A window of Microbispora hainanensis genomic DNA:
GTACGCGCTGGCCAGCCGTACGCACAGCTCCGGGGTGATCTCGACGTTGACCAGCCCGGAGACGCCCCGGGGGCCGAACAGGCTGCGCTGGCCGCGCGACTCCCAGATGACGCTGGTGTTGACGACCGAGCCCGCCTCGATCGTCTTGAACGGGTAGATCTTCACCCCGGAGGAGACGTACGCCTCGGACTCGATGACGCACTCGTCGCCTACGACGGCGTTCTCCTCGATCCTGGCGCCGGTCATCACGTCGGTGTTCTTGCCGATCACGCAGCCGCGCAGGTGGGCGGCCGGGCCGACGTACACGTTGTCGCTGACCACGGCGCGGTGCAGGAAAGCGCCCTCCTTGACGACGGCGTTGCTGCCGAGCACGGTGTACTCCCGCAGCTCGGCGCCCGCCTCGACCTTGGCGTAGTCGCCGATGTAGAGGGGGCCCTTCAGCACGGCCTCGGGGTCCACCGAGGCGCCCTCGGCGGCCCACACGCCGGGCGCCAGCTCGAACGCGTCGAAGTCGACCTTGACCTTGCCCTCCAGCACGTCGGCCTGCGCCTTGAGGTAGCTCTCGTGCGTGCCGACGTCCTCCCAGTAGCCGTCGGCCACGTAGCCGAACAGCCGGCAGCCGCGTTCGAGCATCCGGGGGAAGACGTCGGACGACCAGTCGACCGACTGGCCGGGGGCGATCTCGTCGAGGACCGACGGCTCCATGATGTAGATGCCGGTGTTGACCGTGTCGGAGAACACCTGGCCCCAGGTGGGCTTCTCCAGGAAGCGCTGGATGCGGCCGCTGTCGTCCACGATGATGATCCCGAACTCCAGCGGGTTGGGCACGCGCTTGAGCCCGATGGTGACCAGCGCCCGGTTCTCGCGGTGGAAACGGAGCATGTCGGTCAGGTCGATGTCGGTGAGCGCGTCGCCGGAGATGACCAGGAAGCGGTCGTCGCGGAGCTTGTCGGCGGCGTTCTTCACGCTGCCCGCCGTCCCGAGGGGGACCTCCTCGGTGGCGTAGTGGAGGGTCATCCCCAGCTCGTCGCCGTCGCCGAAGTAGTTGCGGATCAGCGCGGCCAGGAACTGCACCGTCACCACGGTCTCGGTGAACCCGTGCCGCTTGAGCAGCCGGAGCACGTGTTCCATGATCGGCCGGTTGATGATGGGGAGCAGGGGCTTGGGCTGGTTCGCGGTCATCGGCCGTAGCCGTGTCCCCTCCCCGCCCGCCATGACGACGGCCTTCACGGGTCACCCCTTCGTTAGCTGGCGCACCTGTACGACATACAACACCCCCGCCCACCAATACAGACCAGTTCCCCAGATGGCGAAGGCCCATCCGAAGATCGCGGCAATCTCGGCGTACCATCCCTCGTGCGAGGCGAGGAACAGCAGCGGGAACGCGTACATCAGGGCGGCGGTGCCCGCCTTGCCCAGGAAGTGGACGGGCAGCGCGGGGCCGTATCCGTGCCGCCGCAGCACGGGCGGGATCCACAGCATCAGCACGTCGCGCAGCGGCACCGCGAGCGCCAGCCACCAGGGGACGGCGCCGCGCAGCACCAGGCCGAGCAGGGTCGCCAGGATGTAGAGCCGGTCGGCCAGCGGGTCGATGAGCCGGCCGAGCCGGCTGATCTGGTTCCAGGCGCGGGCGAGCTTGCCGTCGAGCCAGTCGCTCACGCCGGCGAGCGCCAGCAGCGCGATCGCCCACCCGTCGGCGTGGGGACCCAGCACGAGCCAGAGGAAGACGGGGACGCCGAGCAGCCGCAGGGCGCTCAGCAGGTTGGGCACCGTCCAGATCCGGTCCTCGGCAGCGTTCACGCCCCAGACCCTACATGCCGCTCTCCCGGTCGTTCCGGGCAGGAGCCACGGGGTTGAACCCGGTGTCGACCAAGCCGAACCGGTGCGCCATCACCGCCGCCTGGGTGCGGTTGCGCAGCCCCAGCTTGTCGATGAGCGCGGCGACGTGACTCTTGACCGTCGTGACCCCCACGTGCAGCCGGTCGGCGATCTCGGCGTTGGACAGGCCGACCCCGACCAGGGTGAGCACCTGCGCCTCACGCTCGGTGAGGCCCGGCGGGAGCGGCACCGCCTGCCGCTCGGCCGCCAGGGCCCGTTCGACGACGCGCCGCAGCACCGACGGCGCGAGCGGGGGCTCCCCCGTCGCGGCCCGCCGTACGGACTCGACCATCCGGGCGGGCGGGTCGTCCTTCACAAGGAACCCGAGCGCGCCCGCGCCAAGCGCGGCATAAAGGTTCTCGTCCTCGGAGAACGTCGTGAGCACGACGATCCGGGCGGACGGCTGGGCGGCGAGGATCCTGCGGGTGGCCTCCAGGCCGTCGACGCGCGGCATCCGCAGGTCCATCAGCACCACATCGGGGCGGTGCCGCTCGGCCAGCCGTACGGCTTCCGCCCCGTCGGCGGCCTCCCCGCACACCTCCATGTCGCCGGCCGCCTCCAGCATCATCCGGACGCCCGCCCGCACCAGGGCCTGGTCGTCGGCGACCACGACCCGGATCACGCGAGCCTCCCGGAGACGCGGCACGCCGGCCGGTT
This region includes:
- a CDS encoding response regulator, which codes for MIRVVVADDQALVRAGVRMMLEAAGDMEVCGEAADGAEAVRLAERHRPDVVLMDLRMPRVDGLEATRRILAAQPSARIVVLTTFSEDENLYAALGAGALGFLVKDDPPARMVESVRRAATGEPPLAPSVLRRVVERALAAERQAVPLPPGLTEREAQVLTLVGVGLSNAEIADRLHVGVTTVKSHVAALIDKLGLRNRTQAAVMAHRFGLVDTGFNPVAPARNDRESGM
- a CDS encoding CDP-alcohol phosphatidyltransferase family protein, coding for MNAAEDRIWTVPNLLSALRLLGVPVFLWLVLGPHADGWAIALLALAGVSDWLDGKLARAWNQISRLGRLIDPLADRLYILATLLGLVLRGAVPWWLALAVPLRDVLMLWIPPVLRRHGYGPALPVHFLGKAGTAALMYAFPLLFLASHEGWYAEIAAIFGWAFAIWGTGLYWWAGVLYVVQVRQLTKG